The Sulfolobus acidocaldarius DSM 639 genome has a window encoding:
- a CDS encoding zinc metalloprotease HtpX: protein MNVGRKLKTLMFLSGTLTIIAEGIITYLIVSIIGIPTIFTAIFLVILWLIQWLIAPYLVGRNTEEVGPGDPLYEIVRKIAMESKVPTPRVFISYEEYPNAFAFGNYITGKRVAVTKPLLDILNQDELEAVLAHEVGHIKHLDVEIGMALGLIPTIIGYVGNFLLFTGWTLLFFAGDEVELILGLAMLAIGGVLFVLTFLLQIFVLWFNRLRESFADFHSATLYKDKAPYLATALAKIQIYAQNIRTDPFTGIIITAPPIKLKENERDAEELVMKWLHEHISPFADILMTHPHPAKRVKMLYSILQGT, encoded by the coding sequence GTGAACGTAGGAAGAAAACTTAAAACATTAATGTTCTTGTCAGGAACATTGACTATAATCGCTGAGGGAATTATAACATATCTCATTGTCTCAATTATTGGTATCCCTACAATATTTACTGCCATTTTTTTAGTTATCTTATGGCTAATACAATGGCTAATAGCCCCTTATCTAGTAGGGAGAAATACGGAAGAAGTAGGTCCTGGTGACCCATTGTACGAAATTGTGAGAAAAATAGCTATGGAATCAAAAGTTCCTACTCCTAGAGTCTTTATATCATATGAGGAGTATCCAAATGCCTTTGCATTTGGTAATTATATAACAGGAAAAAGAGTAGCAGTTACTAAACCTTTACTAGATATATTAAACCAAGATGAACTTGAGGCTGTGTTAGCACATGAAGTTGGACATATAAAACATTTGGACGTAGAAATTGGAATGGCACTAGGTCTCATACCTACTATAATAGGATACGTAGGTAACTTTCTATTATTTACAGGTTGGACATTATTATTCTTCGCAGGAGATGAAGTAGAGTTAATTTTAGGGCTAGCTATGCTCGCAATAGGAGGTGTGCTATTCGTACTCACTTTCTTATTACAAATATTTGTACTTTGGTTCAATAGATTAAGAGAATCCTTTGCTGATTTCCATTCAGCAACACTTTACAAAGATAAAGCACCTTATCTAGCTACTGCTCTGGCTAAAATTCAGATATATGCCCAAAATATTAGAACAGATCCGTTTACAGGAATTATAATAACCGCTCCGCCAATAAAGCTAAAGGAGAACGAAAGAGATGCAGAAGAGCTAGTTATGAAATGGTTACACGAGCACATATCCCCATTTGCAGATATACTAATGACACATCCTCATCCTGCAAAAAGAGTAAAAATGTTGTACAGTATATTACAGGGAACTTAA
- a CDS encoding ATP-binding cassette domain-containing protein, protein MLSINDTLVIDDNDIVGLVGKNGSGKTTLIKNALCLGQNRFKIILDGDDFCEHREYSKLTGVFQEPATQILALTCEEELKLRSLFHTIDFNIAKKIMENYINRDFYTLSDGYKKRFVIASALSSNPKHILLDEPFANLDKYSTKLVKEIIPKGSLIAEHRIKEIRDLVSKVYLIKEINRIVEIEKEKLYDEKFLREEGLRGFKLPEINIKPKDKVIFEYSWIKLREGEILCLVGRNGVGKTTTLKKLVNKVYIIFQNPDLQFFKPRVIDEVKDEEALRLFKIKDLAEKSPFTLSYGQKMRVLIATAFASGSKVIGFDEPSVGMDGEALLSFYQMVKILKEEGKAMIIATHDEDILSLCDKVVNLEEMRIVYT, encoded by the coding sequence GTGCTATCGATAAATGATACATTAGTTATCGATGATAATGACATAGTAGGATTAGTGGGTAAAAATGGAAGTGGAAAAACAACCTTGATAAAGAACGCTTTGTGTCTTGGACAAAATAGGTTTAAGATTATTTTAGATGGGGATGATTTCTGCGAGCACAGAGAATACTCTAAATTAACTGGGGTTTTCCAAGAGCCAGCAACACAGATTCTGGCTTTAACTTGCGAGGAAGAGCTTAAATTAAGATCATTATTCCATACTATTGATTTTAATATAGCAAAGAAAATAATGGAAAATTATATAAATAGGGATTTTTACACTCTATCTGACGGCTACAAAAAGAGGTTTGTAATCGCCTCTGCTTTGTCTTCAAATCCTAAACATATCTTGCTAGATGAACCTTTTGCTAACCTAGATAAATATTCAACAAAATTAGTGAAGGAAATAATACCGAAAGGCTCTCTCATAGCTGAGCACAGAATAAAAGAAATAAGGGATCTTGTATCTAAAGTCTATCTAATAAAGGAAATAAATAGAATTGTTGAAATCGAAAAAGAAAAATTGTATGACGAGAAATTTCTTAGAGAGGAAGGACTTAGAGGATTTAAGCTACCTGAGATCAACATTAAACCTAAAGATAAAGTAATATTCGAGTATTCCTGGATTAAATTGAGAGAAGGAGAAATATTATGTCTGGTCGGGAGGAACGGAGTCGGAAAAACAACTACATTAAAGAAATTAGTGAATAAGGTTTATATTATATTTCAGAACCCAGACTTGCAATTTTTTAAACCTAGGGTAATTGATGAGGTTAAAGATGAGGAAGCTTTGAGACTTTTTAAGATAAAAGATCTTGCAGAAAAGAGTCCTTTCACACTGAGTTATGGTCAAAAGATGAGAGTACTTATAGCTACGGCTTTTGCATCAGGCTCCAAGGTAATTGGTTTTGATGAACCTAGTGTTGGAATGGACGGCGAAGCACTATTGAGCTTTTATCAAATGGTAAAAATCTTGAAGGAGGAGGGAAAAGCTATGATAATAGCAACTCATGATGAGGATATATTATCATTATGCGACAAAGTTGTAAATCTGGAGGAAATGAGGATTGTATACACATGA
- a CDS encoding TRASH domain-containing protein → MAVKLTPLEYKVLNILKEDSRRSASSIAKELQVSRATIAKTIKSLRSKNIKFSVEYWEEGELAVFAISKECLKGSKECYKLIDGRSVSIIRGSFDHIQQILEQNKIKNYLLAVDKVDSTKVIKEGLYCDYCGGEIKGTPITLKVRRRIYYTCCNTCKEHLRKKLSTSQV, encoded by the coding sequence ATGGCTGTTAAATTAACGCCATTAGAGTATAAGGTTCTTAATATACTTAAAGAAGATTCTAGGAGGAGTGCAAGTAGTATAGCTAAAGAGTTACAAGTGAGTAGAGCCACAATAGCTAAGACGATCAAATCACTTAGAAGTAAAAACATTAAATTTTCTGTGGAATATTGGGAAGAAGGAGAATTAGCAGTATTTGCTATATCCAAAGAATGTTTGAAGGGTTCCAAGGAGTGTTACAAGCTCATAGATGGGAGGTCTGTTTCGATTATTAGAGGTAGTTTTGATCATATACAGCAGATTCTTGAGCAGAACAAGATAAAGAATTACCTATTAGCAGTGGATAAAGTGGACTCAACTAAGGTCATTAAGGAAGGGTTATACTGTGATTATTGTGGTGGTGAGATAAAGGGTACTCCTATTACTTTAAAGGTTAGAAGAAGGATTTACTACACTTGTTGTAATACATGCAAGGAACATTTGAGAAAAAAATTAAGTACTAGTCAAGTTTAA
- a CDS encoding YHS domain-containing protein, translating into MQIDPVCGMEVEENSQYKSMYKGKIYYFCSPHCKKAFDKDPQEYLTKGPKGMPDA; encoded by the coding sequence ATGCAAATAGATCCAGTCTGTGGAATGGAAGTAGAAGAAAATAGTCAATATAAAAGCATGTACAAGGGAAAAATATATTACTTCTGTAGTCCTCACTGCAAGAAAGCATTCGATAAAGATCCTCAGGAATATTTAACCAAAGGACCAAAAGGCATGCCAGATGCCTAA
- a CDS encoding winged helix-turn-helix domain-containing protein: MAEVTTGRKKRTRYEIIHDILAQCENGAKKTWLMYKANLSYELTNNYINKLVEKQLISQKDGLYYLTDKGKKLLELLKEYKDKKTALDRVTSQIKDIYGED, encoded by the coding sequence ATGGCGGAAGTTACTACTGGAAGAAAAAAGAGGACTAGATATGAAATAATCCACGATATTCTTGCACAGTGCGAAAACGGTGCAAAGAAAACTTGGCTAATGTATAAAGCTAATTTAAGCTACGAATTAACAAACAATTACATTAACAAACTAGTAGAGAAACAATTAATATCTCAGAAAGACGGTCTTTACTACTTAACAGACAAGGGTAAAAAATTACTCGAATTGTTAAAAGAATATAAGGATAAGAAGACAGCTCTTGATCGTGTAACATCGCAAATTAAAGATATCTACGGCGAAGATTAA
- a CDS encoding ammonium transporter, giving the protein MNRRGSYLPKILLLTILLFIFFSISVSADTTNTIPPNLQSYPSSSVPSWLDTGSNAWMLIAATLVGLQSIPGVALFYAGLTKKKYTVNTMFLIFYAFAAVLLVWIIAGFNFGFGYPSLLSIKGLGILGYPVPAWQGLYMAEQAVYGPSGTPLNIPMSTYIIFQFVFAAITPILLVGSVIERINYKAWMIFVPVWSLLVYSPLAYWLFAGGWLNQLGAVDFSGGYVIHLNAGIGALAAALAVGPRLAEERKLEPHNLSLILIGTGLIWLGWNGFNGGDPGGATIDAAIAVLNTDLAAAISAITWIIMDMKFFKKPTLVGAATGAITGLVAITPAAGYIDAWGSIIIGIASGSLPWLSLYKLEPKLRVDDTLGVFSSHGIAGLVGGLLTGVLADPSVSQYILPGLTGALYGNLYQLGIQAFAALIVTIYTFFVTYGLLKLIGLFVPLRASEAELKVGDYLMHGEVAYSDLLPNQAKEDKKELVVEQKPESKNENK; this is encoded by the coding sequence ATGAATAGACGTGGATCATATTTACCAAAAATACTATTGCTCACTATATTATTATTTATCTTTTTTTCTATATCAGTATCTGCAGATACAACCAATACAATTCCCCCAAATTTACAAAGCTATCCCTCTTCATCTGTTCCATCTTGGTTAGATACAGGTAGTAATGCATGGATGTTGATAGCTGCAACCTTAGTAGGTCTTCAGAGTATACCTGGTGTAGCCTTATTTTATGCAGGATTAACTAAAAAGAAATATACTGTAAATACCATGTTTCTAATATTCTACGCTTTTGCTGCGGTTCTATTAGTATGGATAATAGCAGGCTTCAATTTCGGATTCGGATATCCATCATTACTAAGTATTAAGGGTTTGGGAATTCTAGGTTATCCTGTACCAGCTTGGCAGGGTTTATATATGGCTGAACAAGCAGTATACGGTCCTTCTGGAACACCACTAAACATACCTATGTCGACTTATATAATATTCCAATTTGTTTTTGCGGCAATAACTCCTATTCTTTTGGTGGGTAGTGTCATAGAAAGAATCAACTACAAGGCATGGATGATATTTGTTCCTGTATGGTCCCTTTTAGTTTACAGTCCATTAGCTTATTGGTTATTCGCAGGCGGTTGGTTAAATCAATTAGGCGCTGTTGATTTTTCAGGAGGTTATGTAATACATCTTAATGCAGGTATTGGAGCATTAGCTGCTGCGTTAGCAGTAGGTCCTAGATTAGCAGAGGAAAGGAAATTAGAACCCCATAACTTATCCTTAATACTGATTGGAACAGGCTTAATATGGCTAGGTTGGAACGGATTTAATGGTGGCGATCCAGGAGGAGCTACAATTGACGCGGCAATTGCAGTATTGAATACGGATCTAGCTGCTGCTATAAGTGCAATAACATGGATAATAATGGATATGAAATTCTTTAAAAAGCCCACATTAGTTGGAGCTGCTACTGGCGCAATTACGGGTTTAGTTGCGATAACTCCCGCTGCTGGTTATATTGATGCTTGGGGATCTATAATAATAGGTATTGCTTCAGGTAGTCTACCATGGCTATCCTTGTATAAACTTGAACCTAAATTAAGAGTAGATGATACATTAGGTGTATTCTCATCTCACGGAATAGCAGGATTAGTTGGAGGTCTGTTGACAGGTGTTCTCGCTGACCCATCGGTAAGCCAATATATTTTACCCGGGTTAACTGGAGCACTTTATGGAAACTTATATCAACTTGGAATACAGGCTTTTGCTGCGTTAATAGTCACCATATATACGTTCTTTGTAACATATGGTCTATTGAAGTTGATAGGTCTATTCGTGCCTTTAAGGGCTAGCGAGGCTGAGTTAAAAGTTGGTGATTATTTGATGCATGGTGAAGTAGCATATTCTGACCTTTTACCGAATCAAGCAAAAGAAGATAAAAAGGAATTAGTAGTTGAACAGAAACCAGAGAGCAAGAACGAGAATAAGTAG
- a CDS encoding glycosyltransferase: MRLKIAVIAHGIGMSKGYSGEGRVYKSFFKMLEEKGVDYFSVSFAKPLVQVRNPVYLVPFSIPRFDKYQRLLTYFSAKKVKVSLDAFLNASGVPIPLSNFAKHIIYAGAPAISDLPSKYSSGLWKIYLLPFKGILSSLKDEAKKARFVANSWYSAQALSKVYQIEVRDVVYPPVDVETFSSAYHEGEREKFFLTVGRIERGKMLENAVLVSALSKVKGVIVGSLREKGYYNKLLKLSRKMGADIHILTDLTPQELVKLMSRASVYFHPTLGEHFGIPVVEAMSAGLVPVVPEESGAKEVAPEFKYKNVEEASKLIKEAMEVDRRFRKELHERATEFSEDKFRSKMWEFIEKELTS; encoded by the coding sequence ATGAGGTTAAAAATTGCGGTAATAGCACACGGCATTGGTATGAGCAAGGGGTATAGTGGAGAGGGGAGGGTATATAAATCATTTTTCAAAATGCTGGAGGAGAAAGGGGTCGACTACTTCTCAGTAAGTTTTGCGAAGCCCTTAGTTCAAGTAAGGAACCCAGTTTATTTGGTTCCCTTCTCGATTCCCAGATTTGATAAATATCAACGATTGTTAACATATTTCAGTGCTAAAAAGGTCAAGGTTAGTTTGGACGCATTTCTTAACGCGTCTGGAGTTCCTATTCCCCTTTCTAATTTCGCAAAGCATATAATATATGCAGGAGCTCCTGCAATCTCAGATTTACCTAGTAAATATTCCTCTGGTCTCTGGAAGATCTACCTGTTACCCTTTAAGGGAATTCTTTCGTCCTTAAAAGACGAGGCTAAGAAAGCCAGGTTTGTGGCTAACTCCTGGTACTCCGCTCAAGCTCTGTCCAAAGTCTATCAGATAGAGGTCAGGGACGTAGTATATCCACCAGTGGATGTCGAAACTTTCTCAAGTGCGTATCATGAGGGAGAAAGGGAAAAGTTCTTCTTGACTGTGGGAAGAATAGAAAGGGGTAAGATGTTGGAGAACGCTGTATTAGTATCCGCTCTATCTAAGGTAAAAGGAGTAATTGTCGGGTCTCTCAGAGAAAAAGGGTACTACAACAAGTTGTTGAAACTTTCCAGAAAGATGGGTGCAGACATTCACATCTTGACTGACCTTACACCCCAAGAATTAGTTAAGCTCATGAGCAGGGCATCTGTGTATTTCCACCCTACCCTGGGAGAACACTTTGGAATTCCAGTTGTTGAGGCAATGTCAGCAGGTCTAGTGCCCGTTGTCCCTGAAGAGAGCGGAGCTAAGGAGGTTGCACCTGAGTTTAAGTATAAAAACGTAGAGGAGGCGAGTAAACTAATCAAGGAAGCAATGGAGGTCGATAGGAGATTCAGGAAAGAACTCCACGAAAGGGCAACCGAGTTCAGTGAAGATAAATTCAGGTCAAAGATGTGGGAGTTCATTGAGAAAGAGTTGACTAGCTAA
- a CDS encoding AAA family ATPase, with amino-acid sequence MVVSNNTNTTAIPTLLSDYSSYIILAIQVLLFIIPILFFVYYMRRMGIGVGNRKKELEAKMRNIPSVSWEQIYDMKELKQKLLDISNYVMSRKRAYGVILFGPPGTGKTSIAKALANNLKWNYFELRSSDILSKWYGESEFLLENFFNTVELNVPAIIVIDEIDGFTLRREGDIHEVTHRLVNILLNRLQDIHDKRLPVIIIGTTNLPQEIDEALLRPGRFDEIIYVPLPDEKAREEIWLGYTKGLSVDCKLLANKSNRLSPADIKEIVESVSIECSKEGREPTTQDFIRYLDNFKPSVSIQTLIKFENLSKKYSRHKLGEKPYGIANIKWDDLGDLDEIKKVIRESVELPMKNKDIANKLGIKPVKGILLYGPPGTGKTSIAKALANELQASFIVVSGDEISSVGPFKAGELIAEKFHIAKDNSPSIIFIDEIDMIARTRGENEWRGALTELLSEMDGIRENEDVIIIGATNRPWDLDPALLRAGRFDRIIYVPPPDYEGRVKVLKVLTKGLSVDEEILNKVSRMTNNYTPADLKLVVDEIRRNLLKEATSTGNIRTSLNFDDFVRVLAYIKPSVNVELLKMYEQFRVER; translated from the coding sequence ATGGTGGTATCTAACAATACTAATACTACTGCAATACCTACCTTATTGAGTGATTATTCTAGTTATATAATCCTTGCAATTCAGGTGTTACTGTTCATTATACCAATACTATTCTTTGTGTATTATATGAGGCGAATGGGAATTGGAGTTGGTAACAGGAAAAAAGAATTGGAGGCTAAGATGAGAAATATACCCTCAGTTTCATGGGAGCAAATATATGATATGAAAGAACTAAAGCAAAAACTTCTAGATATATCAAACTATGTCATGTCAAGGAAAAGGGCATATGGCGTAATACTTTTCGGTCCTCCCGGAACAGGTAAGACCAGTATTGCAAAAGCCTTAGCCAACAACTTAAAGTGGAATTACTTTGAGTTAAGAAGTAGCGATATACTTAGTAAATGGTACGGAGAGAGTGAATTTTTATTAGAAAATTTCTTTAATACAGTAGAGCTTAATGTGCCTGCTATTATTGTAATAGATGAGATAGACGGCTTCACTTTAAGGAGAGAAGGGGATATTCATGAAGTAACGCATAGACTTGTGAATATACTCCTTAACAGGCTACAAGATATTCACGACAAGAGACTACCAGTAATCATAATTGGCACCACTAATCTGCCACAGGAGATAGACGAAGCATTACTTAGACCTGGAAGATTCGATGAAATAATTTATGTACCTTTACCAGATGAGAAGGCTAGAGAAGAGATATGGTTAGGCTACACCAAGGGTTTGAGTGTTGATTGTAAGTTGTTAGCAAATAAGAGTAATAGACTATCTCCTGCAGATATAAAAGAGATAGTAGAGAGTGTGAGTATAGAATGTAGTAAAGAGGGGAGAGAGCCAACCACGCAAGATTTCATAAGGTATTTGGATAATTTCAAGCCTTCTGTATCTATTCAGACTTTGATAAAATTCGAAAATTTATCTAAGAAATACTCAAGGCATAAATTGGGAGAAAAGCCTTATGGCATAGCTAATATAAAATGGGACGACTTAGGAGATCTTGACGAGATAAAGAAAGTAATTAGAGAGTCAGTAGAATTGCCTATGAAAAACAAAGATATAGCAAATAAATTGGGAATTAAGCCTGTAAAAGGCATTCTGTTATATGGTCCTCCCGGAACAGGTAAGACCAGTATTGCAAAGGCGCTTGCAAACGAGTTGCAGGCATCTTTTATTGTCGTTTCAGGAGACGAGATCTCTTCTGTGGGTCCTTTTAAAGCAGGCGAACTTATAGCTGAAAAATTTCATATCGCTAAGGATAACTCTCCTTCTATAATTTTTATAGATGAAATAGATATGATAGCTAGGACTAGAGGTGAGAATGAGTGGCGAGGCGCATTGACCGAGCTCTTATCAGAAATGGATGGGATTAGGGAGAACGAGGATGTGATTATTATAGGTGCCACAAATAGACCATGGGATTTGGATCCCGCTTTACTTAGAGCAGGTAGATTTGATAGGATTATTTATGTGCCTCCACCTGACTATGAGGGGAGAGTGAAGGTACTTAAAGTTCTCACTAAAGGCTTGTCAGTTGATGAAGAAATACTTAATAAAGTTTCGAGAATGACGAACAATTATACGCCAGCAGATCTTAAACTTGTAGTAGATGAAATCAGAAGGAATCTGTTAAAAGAAGCTACCTCCACGGGAAATATAAGGACAAGCCTAAACTTTGATGATTTTGTAAGAGTTTTAGCATACATTAAACCCAGTGTAAATGTAGAATTACTAAAGATGTATGAACAATTCAGAGTTGAAAGGTAA
- a CDS encoding glycosyltransferase family 2 protein — MVEIIIPVGPGDRLEWVRESVSSALRQKVDRVVVYDNSERPDLGDYLSSLAVEYIKGPRMRKINMAKLRNIMLSLSKDDVIIMLDSDVVIPYDWSQRLVEKIRSGVHFTWMHYAYSTNDIMKPLAPGENNPNLGCSALSSKVKDIGFDERYERDEDIWLYAKLRKLGFKAEPTEGRCLHLNSTHARLDFRSSLKEAKRNLWRSKYDMRLIRDGLVDFTFLTGYSYYGSYFLVGVLGVIYAPLWLLYLPIIAYGIEYYGGVKSFLLNLIPGLALVTSLPYGLVSALKD; from the coding sequence ATGGTAGAGATTATAATTCCTGTTGGACCAGGGGACAGGCTAGAGTGGGTAAGAGAAAGTGTAAGTTCAGCCCTAAGACAAAAGGTGGACAGGGTAGTGGTATACGATAATAGTGAGAGACCCGACCTAGGCGATTATCTTAGTTCTCTCGCCGTCGAGTACATCAAGGGACCCAGGATGAGAAAAATAAATATGGCTAAATTAAGAAACATCATGTTATCCTTGTCAAAAGACGACGTGATCATCATGTTAGATAGTGACGTTGTTATTCCATACGATTGGAGCCAGAGACTAGTAGAGAAAATAAGAAGTGGTGTACACTTTACCTGGATGCATTACGCATATTCGACTAACGACATTATGAAACCGCTCGCTCCAGGTGAGAATAATCCCAATCTAGGGTGCTCAGCCCTCTCTTCTAAGGTTAAGGATATAGGGTTCGATGAGAGGTACGAGAGGGACGAAGACATATGGCTTTATGCCAAACTTAGAAAATTAGGTTTTAAGGCTGAGCCAACTGAAGGAAGATGTCTTCATTTAAACTCTACCCACGCTAGGCTAGACTTCAGGTCTTCCCTGAAGGAGGCAAAGAGGAACCTTTGGAGATCCAAGTATGATATGAGGCTAATAAGGGATGGGTTAGTTGATTTCACGTTTCTTACAGGTTATTCTTACTATGGAAGCTATTTTCTAGTGGGAGTTCTAGGAGTAATATACGCTCCACTTTGGCTACTCTACCTTCCAATAATAGCATATGGAATAGAGTATTACGGTGGCGTCAAGAGCTTCCTTCTAAATCTTATCCCTGGACTGGCTCTAGTAACTTCTCTGCCATATGGGCTGGTCAGTGCTCTTAAGGATTAG
- a CDS encoding heavy metal translocating P-type ATPase — protein sequence MPNYRISKEEELKVVGMHCATCVETVTKAILSVQGVKDASVNLTSGEAKIVIEDNKKLKNVIQAIRKAGYDIITQEFIMKLNINQDEIGKVKDIIENIDGVISVKVGMERVIVEINPLSVSPEVILDELNRKGYKANIETEKIAKKSEYKDFLVRLLVAVFTTLPLLFINNIVLQLVLSIPTQFYSGYPFHRGMIRAIRNRTTNMDVLVSLSSNTAWIYSLIQIFIGKEPFFLTSSSLITFILIGKLLEAFLKEKISEDVIKLTQVKARKIENGKEYEINSNELKVGDLVVVKTGDIIPADGVVESGEATVDESIYTGEALPTTKKKGDPVIGGSIVQTGALTVYVTRSGNRAYISQVVSAIKEAEFTKLPIQKLVDKVSSIFVPFVIVISVLSSIFWYYIFHADFTFSLLIGIAVLASACPCGFGLATPTAIMIGIRKLAKTGIIVRNGDALQRLNETKRVIFDKTGTITSGKIKIIKTEGDIQLASALESLSNHPIAKAIAQLHSDMTEKKIEDFTEFQGQGVYGKVNGHEIIVGKKEFVLNNCQTDEIVDDADILVCKDGKLEGKIWISDEIRPEAKMVIEYLKKHGYDVEIATGDSSKFADEVAKSLGVKLHKGLSAEEKAELVREKPTVFIGDGVNDAIALKESHVGIAISSGTDIAKYAGDIIISNLSQLPYLLSQSTRIVRKVKENVLWALVYNIILMPLAAGLLYPHIYISPEIAALAMSMNSVSVVLWSLVQ from the coding sequence ATGCCTAACTATAGAATCTCCAAAGAGGAAGAATTAAAAGTAGTGGGTATGCATTGTGCTACGTGTGTAGAAACTGTCACGAAGGCTATATTGAGTGTCCAAGGTGTAAAAGATGCTTCAGTTAACCTTACTTCAGGAGAGGCTAAGATAGTAATCGAGGATAACAAAAAACTGAAGAACGTTATACAGGCTATCAGGAAAGCAGGCTATGATATAATAACTCAAGAGTTTATTATGAAATTAAATATTAATCAGGACGAAATAGGTAAGGTTAAGGATATAATAGAAAATATCGATGGAGTCATTTCCGTAAAAGTTGGAATGGAAAGAGTGATAGTTGAGATAAATCCACTTAGTGTATCACCTGAGGTAATATTAGACGAACTAAATAGGAAAGGATATAAAGCAAATATTGAAACAGAGAAAATAGCCAAAAAATCTGAATATAAAGATTTTTTAGTCAGATTATTAGTAGCCGTATTTACTACCTTACCCCTTTTGTTCATAAACAATATAGTTCTCCAACTCGTATTGTCTATTCCAACTCAATTCTATTCGGGATACCCATTTCATAGAGGAATGATTAGAGCCATAAGAAACAGAACTACCAACATGGACGTTTTAGTCTCCTTATCTTCTAATACAGCATGGATCTACAGCCTAATCCAGATTTTTATTGGAAAAGAGCCTTTCTTCCTTACTTCCTCATCACTAATTACATTTATACTTATTGGAAAGCTTCTGGAAGCATTCCTGAAAGAAAAGATCAGTGAGGATGTCATAAAACTAACACAAGTGAAAGCAAGAAAAATTGAGAATGGAAAAGAATACGAAATTAACTCTAACGAATTAAAAGTGGGTGATTTGGTAGTCGTAAAAACCGGTGATATTATACCCGCAGATGGTGTGGTTGAGAGTGGTGAGGCTACTGTTGACGAGTCCATCTATACAGGAGAAGCGTTACCAACTACTAAAAAGAAAGGTGACCCAGTTATAGGAGGATCCATAGTTCAAACAGGCGCGTTAACGGTATACGTCACGAGAAGTGGCAACAGGGCATATATCTCTCAGGTGGTAAGTGCAATAAAAGAGGCTGAATTTACCAAATTGCCCATTCAAAAATTAGTTGATAAAGTATCATCTATCTTTGTACCGTTTGTAATAGTAATTTCAGTTTTATCGTCAATTTTTTGGTACTACATTTTTCACGCTGACTTTACATTCTCTCTATTAATAGGAATAGCAGTTCTCGCGTCTGCATGCCCATGTGGATTTGGACTCGCTACACCTACTGCTATAATGATAGGCATAAGAAAACTTGCTAAGACAGGTATAATTGTAAGGAATGGTGATGCTCTACAGAGGCTAAATGAGACCAAGAGAGTTATTTTTGATAAAACTGGTACGATAACATCAGGGAAAATAAAAATCATAAAGACTGAGGGAGATATACAACTAGCCTCAGCATTAGAAAGTCTTAGTAATCATCCCATTGCAAAAGCTATAGCCCAGTTACATTCAGATATGACAGAGAAGAAGATTGAAGATTTCACTGAATTCCAGGGTCAGGGAGTTTACGGTAAGGTTAACGGACATGAAATAATCGTGGGGAAAAAGGAATTCGTATTAAACAATTGTCAAACTGATGAAATCGTGGATGATGCGGACATTCTTGTGTGTAAGGATGGTAAGTTAGAAGGAAAAATTTGGATTAGTGACGAAATTAGACCCGAAGCAAAAATGGTCATAGAGTATTTGAAAAAACATGGTTATGACGTAGAAATAGCTACTGGAGACTCCAGTAAATTTGCAGATGAAGTAGCTAAATCACTAGGTGTAAAATTACATAAAGGACTCTCAGCAGAGGAGAAAGCAGAATTAGTCAGGGAAAAACCTACAGTGTTTATTGGTGATGGTGTAAATGATGCTATTGCATTAAAAGAATCCCACGTTGGAATTGCTATTTCTTCAGGAACTGATATCGCAAAATATGCAGGAGATATAATAATTTCCAATCTCTCACAACTTCCCTACCTACTAAGCCAGAGCACTAGAATAGTAAGAAAGGTTAAGGAAAATGTATTATGGGCTTTAGTCTACAACATAATATTAATGCCCCTAGCTGCTGGTCTCCTTTATCCTCATATTTACATATCTCCTGAAATTGCAGCTCTAGCGATGTCAATGAACAGCGTAAGTGTTGTTTTATGGAGTCTCGTTCAGTGA